From Carassius gibelio isolate Cgi1373 ecotype wild population from Czech Republic chromosome B23, carGib1.2-hapl.c, whole genome shotgun sequence, the proteins below share one genomic window:
- the LOC128011541 gene encoding mitochondrial glutamate carrier 1-like isoform X1 yields MAQQPISLPAKLINGGVAGLVGVTCVFPIDLAKTRLQNQRGSQRVYKNMMDCLIKTVRSEGYFGMYRGAAVNLTLVTPEKAIKLAANDFFRQRLSRGELKLSVCQEMLAGCGAGMCQVIVTTPMEMLKIQLQDAGRLAAQQRKLPVLHTVKLGTASPVLNCSYNVGPVSSIRKVSAIQIAQELFRTKGIQGLYKGLGATLMRDIPFSVIYFPLFAHINKLGKTSEDDNVPFYWSFISGCVAGCTAAVAVSPCDVVKTRLQSLNRSANEETYNGVADCIRKIMHKEGPTAFLKGAGCRALVIAPLFGIAQVVYFVGVGEFLLGQTPFNLYSV; encoded by the exons ATGGCTCAACAACCAATCAG cctccctgcaaaactcatcAATGGTGGAGTTGCTGGACTGGTGGGTGTTACCTGTGTGTTTCCTATAGATCTGGCCAAGACAAGACTCCAGAACCAAAGAGGAAGCCAACGGGTTTACAAGAACAT GATGGACTGTCTGATTAAGACTGTTCGATCTGAGGGATACTTTGGAATGTACAGAG GTGCAGCAGTCAACCTAACACTGGTGACTCCTGAGAAGGCCATCAAACTGGCCGCCAATGATTTCTTCCGTCAGCGGCTCAGTAGGGGAGA ACTCAAGCTGAGCGTGTGTCAGGAAATGTTGGCTGGGTGCGGGGCAGGGATGTGTCAAGTCATTGTCACAACCCCGATGGAAATGCTCAAGATCCAGCTTCAGGACGCAGGACGACTTG CAGCCCAGCAGAGAAAGTTACCCGTGCTCCACACTGTGAAACTTGGGACGGCCAGTCCGGTCCTGAACTGTTCGTACAATGTGGGTCCTGTGTCTTCAATTAGGAAAGTTTCAGCCATTCAGATTGCCCAGGAACTGTTTCGCACAAAGGGCATCCAGGGACTTTACAAAGGACTCGGAGCAACTCTCATGAG GGACATCCCTTTCTCAGTGATTTACTTTCCACTGTTTGCCCACATCAACAAGTTGGGAAAGACTTCTGAGGATGACAATGTGCCTTTTTACTGGTCATTTATTTCGGGGTGTGTGGCTGGATGTACAGCGGCTGTGGCAGTCAGTCCTTGTGATG TCGTGAAAACCCGGCTCCAGTCACTCAATAGAAGTGCAAACGAAGAAACCTACAATGGTGTGGCAGACTGCATCAG AAAGATAATGCACAAAGAAGGCCCGACTGCTTTTCTGAAGGGTGCCGGCTGCAGGGCGCTGGTCATTGCTCCACTCTTTGGAATTGCTCAAGTGGTTTACTTCGTTGGTGTTGGGGAATTTCTTTTGGGACAAACACCATTCAACCTTTACTCTGTCTAA
- the LOC128011541 gene encoding mitochondrial glutamate carrier 1-like isoform X2 — MAQQPISLPAKLINGGVAGLVGVTCVFPIDLAKTRLQNQRGSQRVYKNMMDCLIKTVRSEGYFGMYRGAAVNLTLVTPEKAIKLAANDFFRQRLSRGELKLSVCQEMLAGCGAGMCQVIVTTPMEMLKIQLQDAGRLAQQRKLPVLHTVKLGTASPVLNCSYNVGPVSSIRKVSAIQIAQELFRTKGIQGLYKGLGATLMRDIPFSVIYFPLFAHINKLGKTSEDDNVPFYWSFISGCVAGCTAAVAVSPCDVVKTRLQSLNRSANEETYNGVADCIRKIMHKEGPTAFLKGAGCRALVIAPLFGIAQVVYFVGVGEFLLGQTPFNLYSV; from the exons ATGGCTCAACAACCAATCAG cctccctgcaaaactcatcAATGGTGGAGTTGCTGGACTGGTGGGTGTTACCTGTGTGTTTCCTATAGATCTGGCCAAGACAAGACTCCAGAACCAAAGAGGAAGCCAACGGGTTTACAAGAACAT GATGGACTGTCTGATTAAGACTGTTCGATCTGAGGGATACTTTGGAATGTACAGAG GTGCAGCAGTCAACCTAACACTGGTGACTCCTGAGAAGGCCATCAAACTGGCCGCCAATGATTTCTTCCGTCAGCGGCTCAGTAGGGGAGA ACTCAAGCTGAGCGTGTGTCAGGAAATGTTGGCTGGGTGCGGGGCAGGGATGTGTCAAGTCATTGTCACAACCCCGATGGAAATGCTCAAGATCCAGCTTCAGGACGCAGGACGACTTG CCCAGCAGAGAAAGTTACCCGTGCTCCACACTGTGAAACTTGGGACGGCCAGTCCGGTCCTGAACTGTTCGTACAATGTGGGTCCTGTGTCTTCAATTAGGAAAGTTTCAGCCATTCAGATTGCCCAGGAACTGTTTCGCACAAAGGGCATCCAGGGACTTTACAAAGGACTCGGAGCAACTCTCATGAG GGACATCCCTTTCTCAGTGATTTACTTTCCACTGTTTGCCCACATCAACAAGTTGGGAAAGACTTCTGAGGATGACAATGTGCCTTTTTACTGGTCATTTATTTCGGGGTGTGTGGCTGGATGTACAGCGGCTGTGGCAGTCAGTCCTTGTGATG TCGTGAAAACCCGGCTCCAGTCACTCAATAGAAGTGCAAACGAAGAAACCTACAATGGTGTGGCAGACTGCATCAG AAAGATAATGCACAAAGAAGGCCCGACTGCTTTTCTGAAGGGTGCCGGCTGCAGGGCGCTGGTCATTGCTCCACTCTTTGGAATTGCTCAAGTGGTTTACTTCGTTGGTGTTGGGGAATTTCTTTTGGGACAAACACCATTCAACCTTTACTCTGTCTAA
- the LOC128011543 gene encoding CD9 antigen-like, translating to MGKVEGGMKCVKYLLFVFNFIFWLIGSLVLAVGLWLRLDPNTVSLLGEDGPETFFIGVYILIVAGALVMLVGFFGCCGAVRESQCLLGLFFACLLVIFGAEVAAGVFGFLNKDEIIKEIKQFYDESAGIKGSNETIQSYHLILNCCGSPSTQTSLCEDVGSNQTCDVAIEEFFNSKLFVVGYVGIGIAGVMIIGMIFSMVLCCAIRNSREVI from the exons ATGGGGAAGGTTGAAGGCGGGATGAAATGTGTGAAATATCTCCTCTTCGTGTTCAATTTTATATTTTGG TTGATAGGCTCGCTGGTTCTGGCTGTGGGCCTCTGGCTCAGACTTGATCCAAATACTGTGTCTCTTCTCGGAGAAGACGGCCCTGAAACCTTCTTCATCG GGGTCTATATCCTCATCGTGGCCGGGGCTCTGGTGATGCTGGTGGGCTTCTTCGGCTGCTGTGGTGCCGTGAGGGAGTCTCAGTGCCTTCTGGGATTG TTTTTCGCCTGTCTTCTGGTCATCTTTGGGGCAGAAGTGGCTGCAGGAGTGTTTGGGTTCCTCAACAAAGATGAG ATCATTAAGGAAATAAAGCAGTTCTATGACGAATCAGCAGGAATCAAAGGCAGTAATGAAACCATCCAGTCCTACCATTTAATT CTGAACTGCTGTGGCTCACCTTCAACACAAACCAGTTTGTGTGAAGACGTCGGATCAAACCAG ACATGTGATGTGGCCATTGAAGAGTTTTTCAACAGTAAGCTCTTCGTCGTGGGTTATGTGGGGATTGGAATCGCGGGAGTCATG ATCATTGGCATGATCTTCAGTATGGTCCTATGCTGTGCAATTCGGAATAGCAGGGAGGTGATCTAA